Genomic window (Desertifilum tharense IPPAS B-1220):
GGGTTGAGCTACGAAACCCAACACAACCTCAAGTCACGTAGGTTAGGTTGAGCTACGAAACCCAACACAACCCAGGCTACTTCCCGCCAGTGAAAGTAACGCTGTGGATAAAGTAACGATTAAAGAAAGCGTAAATCGCGAGGGCGGGTAGGGTAAAAACCATTGAAGCCGCCATGATGTAGTTCCAATAACTGATGTATTGCCCTTTAAAAGTATTCAATCCCAAGGGTAGGGTAAACATGGCTGGATCGGATAAAATCATCAGGGGCATTAAGAAGTTATTCCAAGCACCCATAAAGACAAAGATGGCTTGGGCAGCAAGAGCAGGTTTGGCTAAAGGTAGAACAATTTGCCAAAAAGTTTGCCAGCGGTTTAAACCATCCAAAGCGGCGGCTTCTTCGAGTTCCTTGGGGAAGTTAATGAAGAATTGACGCATCATGAAGATGAAGGTGGCGTTGACAACGCTAGGGACAATTAAACCTTGATAAGTATTCAGCCAGCCCAGAGATTTAAGGATTAAAAAGGTAGGAATCAGCGTAATTTGTCCGGGTACCATTAAAACAGCTAAAATTAAAGCAAAAATCAGGTTATTTCCCGGAAAGTGAATGCGGGCGAGTGCATAACCTGCCATTGAATTGAATAGCAAGTTAAAACTGGTGATAAAAACTGCAACCAAAACGCTATTAAATAGCCAGCGTCCAAATAAGGGAGAAGCGGTGAAGATGTGCTGATAATTCTCCCAAGTGAAGTGTTGAGGAATTAAATGCATCCCCCCCTCTACAATCTCAGCAAGGGGCTTAAATGAGGCAGATAGCGCCCAAGCAAAGGGAAATAGAGTAATGATGGCGTAGGCGATGAGGATGCTGTAAAAGAGGGGTTGTAGAAAGTGCGATCGCTTCATTTCTTTTCCTCGATAATGGGGAAAATCTTAGTTGGCTTTTTCGTCTTTAAATAAGCGACGTTGGATAGCAGTAACGAGCATAATAATCAGGGCTAACACTAAAGCTAAAGCCGCCGCATAGCCAATATCTAAATTCTTAAAGGCATATTGATAAATGAGTAAAACAAAGGTCAGCGTTGCATTATTCGGGCCGCCGGAACCGCCAGAAAAGATATAAGATTGATCGAACAGTTGGAAGGTACCGATAATTCCCATAACCACAATAAAGAAGGTGACGGGCTTGAGTAAGGGGAGGGTAATATTCCAGAGTCGATCCATTTCATTCGCCCCATCTAACTTAGCAGCCTCGTACAAATAAGTGGGGATATCTTGCAAAGCCGCTAAATAAATGACCATAAAAAAGGGCGCGGTAGACCAAATATTCATAATCATGATTGACTTTAAGGCAACGTTAGGATCGCCTAGCCAGTTATACGTGGGTAAGCCGACCTTTTCTAAGAGATTATTCAGCAATCCGTTGGAATTATAAATCCACATAAAAATCAAAGTCAAAACGGCGGCTGAGGTAACGGTTGGCATAAAGAAGATGACGCGAAACCAACTTTTTCCTCTGATTTTGAGGTCGAGAATCAAAGCCAAAGCTAACGCTAAAATCGTCTGAACGGGAACCACAATTAAGACATATTCCAGCGTATTGCGGAGGGCAATTCCGACGCGCGGATCTGCCGTACTGCGGGTTAAATTTCGCAAGCCCACAAAGCGATAGCTAACCTCTCCTAGAATTTGGACGCGATGGGTGGCGAGGAAGATGGAAAACAGAATCGGTAAAACCAGAAATACCCCCAAAATCAGGAGGGTAGGGAACATAAATAAATAGCCAGAAAAGGCTTCTTGACGCTGCTGACTTTTGATGAGACTTTTAAACATCGCCTGCGGTATCCCGGTTAGTAATTCTGGGCTTGAATTTCGCGGTTGGCAGCTTGTTGGGCATCTTCCATCGCCTGCTGAAGCGATTTTTGACCGAGTAAAGCACTGACAAACTGGTTATTGAAATGGGTTAAAATCGCCGGTAAATTTTCTCCAGCTTGCCAAAGCGTGGCGTAGCTTGCCCCTTTAACAAAAGGACTATACAGCGGATCGCGATCGCGCCCCAATTGGGCCAACACCGACTTGCGACTCGGAAGCGCGATTCCCGCCTCTCCCCAAGCTTTCATCCCCGTTTTATTGGTTAAATACTCAATCAGTTCCCAAGCCGCTTCCTTATGCCGAGTGCGCTTATTCATCACATACGCTGTTGTATACACCATTGTCCCCGATCGGCGATTGATTTTTGGCACTTGGGCGATCGCAAACTCTAAATCGCTAAACGTCTCTTGCAAATAAGGAATCGCCCAAGGGCCTTCTAAAACCATTGCAACTCGCTGCTGACCAAACATTTCGCTTCCCGAACTCGCCCCCACATCCGAGGGGGTGGCTGCCGTTCGGTCTTGACGATATTGATCGATAATCAGTTGCAACCCTCTGACACTGCGGCGACTGGCTAAGGCGGCATATCCCCGACGGTCTACCACCGTTCCGCCGTAGGCTTGGGCGACAAACTTTTGGCGGGCTAATTCTGGAGAAATCCCTAAGCCATACTGGTCTATGCGTCCATTGCGGTTGCGGTCTAAGGTGAGTTGGCGCGAGTCGTCTCTGAGTTGTTCCCAGGTTTGGGGCGGGTTGGATAAGTTGGCGTCAGCAAACTGTCGGCGATTATAAAAGAGTGCCAGGGTTGAGAAGTCCTTGGGAATGCCGTAAATAGTGCCTTGCAACTTAAACGCATTGAGTAAATTGGGTTCAAAGTCGGCTAGGTCAAAATCGGGTTGAATATAACGATCCAGCGGTTCTAAAACCCCATGTTGCATCAGCAATGGGGCCTCAAACGCATCCAAGAAAAATACATCCGGGGCCGCATCGCCAATTAAGCGCGTTTTAATCACATCCATATACTGGTCAGCAATCACCTCGAACCTGACTCGAATCTGGGGATGTTGCGCTTCAAATTCCCGGAGAATCTGTTCTAACGCCTGCCTTTCTGTGGGGCTACTTTGCCAACCACTCAGGGAAAGGGTGGCGATCTCGTTTGAATGGGTTTGAGTGCAGGCGGTTAGCGCCAGAATTGCTAATAATGCACTGAACCATCTGCCAAAGCTTTGCCAAATCATGCTTTAAAAGTTATCCCAATCTCCGCTTGGTTAGTATTCCCAAAATTGTATTGCTGACTACAGGGAGGATGTTGGGTTCCCGGTTAGTACCGCGACGGGCAGATTGTTTTTCAATTCAATAGGAAGGTGTTTTCACGGTACGATAGCAAAAGCTCGGTTCTGGTGGGGAGCAGCCGCCAGACGTAAGGGGGAAAGAGCAGTGCAAGCCTGCCGCTGTCCCGCAACTGTGATGAGAGATTCATCTCTTTAAGTCAGGATGCCCGCCGAATTGAAAAACCTGTGTTGGATTGACCAGTCTGCGAGGTACAGACAAACATGAAAAAGCATCAAGGGTTCAGCCTTGCGATGATGGCAGGGTTGAGTGGTTATCTAGTTGTTGGCTCGCCCGCGCCTGCCCATGCCATGCACATTATGGAGGGCTTTCTGCCCGTCGGCTGGGCGATTTTTTGGTGGGTTGTGTATCTGCCGTTTCTGGTTTGGGGTTTGCGATCGCTCGCCCGGATTACCCGCCAGCATCCAGAAACCAAACTCTTGCTAGCACTGGCAGGAGCCTTCACCTTTGTCCTCTCCGCTTTAAAGATTCCCTCAGTGACGGGGAGTTGTTCTCACCCCACGGGAACGGGCTTAGGGGCCGTGTTATTTGGCCCCGCCGTTATGTCAGTTTTGGGCGGTCTAGTCTTACTCTTTCAGGCGCTACTCCTGGCGCATGGGGGCTTAACCACGCTGGGTGCCAATGGCGTGTCAATGGCAGTCATCGGTCCGTTCATGGCTTATGGGATCTATCGGTTAGTGATGCATTTGAGCGGCAGACAAAGCCTCGCGATCTTTCTGGCAGCCGCTTTAGCAAACCTGCTGACCTACGTTGTCACCTCCGCGCAACTGGCCCTGGCGTTTCCCTCAGCAACCGGAGGCGTGTTAGCGGCTTTTGCTAAATTTGCTGGAATTTTTGCTCTGACTCAAATTCCCCTAGCCATTAGCGAAGGGTTGCTGACGGTGTTGGTGTGGAACTGGTTGCAGACTTACAACCGAGAAGAGTTGCAAGTCCTCAATTTGATTAAGCAGGAGTCATAACCATGAGCCAAAAAAGTCAAGGTTGG
Coding sequences:
- a CDS encoding carbohydrate ABC transporter permease → MKRSHFLQPLFYSILIAYAIITLFPFAWALSASFKPLAEIVEGGMHLIPQHFTWENYQHIFTASPLFGRWLFNSVLVAVFITSFNLLFNSMAGYALARIHFPGNNLIFALILAVLMVPGQITLIPTFLILKSLGWLNTYQGLIVPSVVNATFIFMMRQFFINFPKELEEAAALDGLNRWQTFWQIVLPLAKPALAAQAIFVFMGAWNNFLMPLMILSDPAMFTLPLGLNTFKGQYISYWNYIMAASMVFTLPALAIYAFFNRYFIHSVTFTGGK
- a CDS encoding carbohydrate ABC transporter permease; this translates as MFKSLIKSQQRQEAFSGYLFMFPTLLILGVFLVLPILFSIFLATHRVQILGEVSYRFVGLRNLTRSTADPRVGIALRNTLEYVLIVVPVQTILALALALILDLKIRGKSWFRVIFFMPTVTSAAVLTLIFMWIYNSNGLLNNLLEKVGLPTYNWLGDPNVALKSIMIMNIWSTAPFFMVIYLAALQDIPTYLYEAAKLDGANEMDRLWNITLPLLKPVTFFIVVMGIIGTFQLFDQSYIFSGGSGGPNNATLTFVLLIYQYAFKNLDIGYAAALALVLALIIMLVTAIQRRLFKDEKAN
- a CDS encoding ABC transporter substrate-binding protein, which codes for MIWQSFGRWFSALLAILALTACTQTHSNEIATLSLSGWQSSPTERQALEQILREFEAQHPQIRVRFEVIADQYMDVIKTRLIGDAAPDVFFLDAFEAPLLMQHGVLEPLDRYIQPDFDLADFEPNLLNAFKLQGTIYGIPKDFSTLALFYNRRQFADANLSNPPQTWEQLRDDSRQLTLDRNRNGRIDQYGLGISPELARQKFVAQAYGGTVVDRRGYAALASRRSVRGLQLIIDQYRQDRTAATPSDVGASSGSEMFGQQRVAMVLEGPWAIPYLQETFSDLEFAIAQVPKINRRSGTMVYTTAYVMNKRTRHKEAAWELIEYLTNKTGMKAWGEAGIALPSRKSVLAQLGRDRDPLYSPFVKGASYATLWQAGENLPAILTHFNNQFVSALLGQKSLQQAMEDAQQAANREIQAQNY
- a CDS encoding energy-coupling factor ABC transporter permease gives rise to the protein MKKHQGFSLAMMAGLSGYLVVGSPAPAHAMHIMEGFLPVGWAIFWWVVYLPFLVWGLRSLARITRQHPETKLLLALAGAFTFVLSALKIPSVTGSCSHPTGTGLGAVLFGPAVMSVLGGLVLLFQALLLAHGGLTTLGANGVSMAVIGPFMAYGIYRLVMHLSGRQSLAIFLAAALANLLTYVVTSAQLALAFPSATGGVLAAFAKFAGIFALTQIPLAISEGLLTVLVWNWLQTYNREELQVLNLIKQES